A stretch of DNA from Longimicrobium sp.:
CCCGGACTACTTCGACTCCCAGGGTGGAGAGCGCGTAGCGCGACGCCTGCAGCGGCGTCTGGAGAGGCTCGGCTACAAGGTGGAACTGCGGAAGGCCGCCTGAAGAGCGCGACCCCGGCTCCGTAGTTTCTATTCAGGAGCCGCCGCGCAGAACCATGGAAATGAGCGAAAGCCCGGCGGCGGCGAAGGATCTGCGGGTCGGGCCCGAGCGTGAGGCCGGCTGCCGCGCGATCGCCACCCGCAGATCCTTCGGGCGCACACACTCTTGCGCAGATGCGACTTCGGTGTGCGCGCCCTCAGAGACTTTTGAGAAACGTCACTTTGGCGCACTCGGAGGTCCTACTGGGTGGTCTACAGAGCCTCCGCAGAGGGAATCAGCCACGGATTTGGGATTGATTTCGCGTGCTGAAACACCAAAGGAGCGGTTCGTCAATAGTCTCTCAGGATGACAGCGTTTTCGGAGTCAGCACGAGACCAACAAGAAGCGGGACGACGGCAGCCACCGTCGTCCCGCTCTTCTTCGTCCGTCGTCGATCCGCCGCTCAGTAGTAGTAGGGGTTCACGCCCGCTTCGTGGTCGGTGAGGTCGACGACGTCCTGCACCTCGGGGATCTCCTCCTTCACCATCCGCTCCACTCCCATGCGCAGCGTGGCCGCCGAGGCCGAGCACCCCTGGCAGCCGCCCGTCATGCGCACGTAGATCACGTCGTCGGCCACGTCCACCAGCTCCACCGCGCCGCCGTGCATGGCGATGCGCGGGTTGATCAGCTCGTCGAGCACCTGCTGCACCCGCTCGGCCAGGGGGCTGTCGAGCCCGGGGCCGTCCGCCGACGCGAAGGCGGGCGGGGGCGCGGCCCGGCGCGGGCGCGGCGTCTCCACGCGGAAGCCGCCGTCCTCCTCGGCCCAGTCGATGGTGGCGCCGCTCAGCAGGTTGGAGGTGTCGAGGTTCAGGAGCACGCGGATGCCGTCCAGGTTGATGGCGATCTCCGTCTTCTCCTTGTCCTCGCGCTCCACCAGCGAGATGGCGTACTGCCGCTCCAGGGGGCTCTTCGGCCCGTCGCCGGCGGCCACCGCGATGCGCAGCGCCGGGTCGCGGACCACCTCGGCGTCCACCAGCGACTGGATCTTCTCCCGCGCGCGGTCGGTGAGCTCGATCATCCTTAGCCTTTTCCTCGCTCCGAAAACTTCCAACGCGGCGAATACCCCCCTGCGGGAGCTTCGTTCTGCGCCGGGCCGGCAAGATACCACGCCCGCGCAGGCGCAGAAACGACCGCGCCGCCCGAAGCGGCTTCGGGCGGCGCGGTTCGCAGGAGATTCGGCCGGTCAGGGCTTGCCGGGGCGGTCGGGCCGCCCCTTGGGAGCGGGGACCGAGGCCGGGGGGCCGCCCTGGCCCTGCCCGCGCCCCTGGCCGCGCGCGCCCGCCTGGCCCGACTGGCCGCGGACGTCGGGCGGGCCGCGCCGCGCGGCCGCGGCGGCCGCCTCGCCCGGGAGCTGGCGCAGCGCGTCGGGACCGCGGGCGAGCGCCGCGGTCACCGCCTCCAGCGCCCGCTCGGAAGCCATCCCCTCGGCGACCAGCTGGGTGAGCACGGCGATGGCCACGGCGCGCCGGTCGCCGGGGGCGGCCGCCGCCAGCCGGCCGAGCGCCCGCGGCTCCACGCCCTGCTCCAGCGCGTCGGCGCCCACCGACAGGTCTTCCGCGCTCAGCGTCACCCGGCCCGCGCTGGTCATCGCCGCCCGGGCGCGGGCGAGCGACTCCAGCCGGCGCTGCACCGCCGTGGCGATGCGGTCCATGGGCACGCCCTTGGCGCGGCCCTCGGCCACCTTGCCGTCCAGCAGCGAGACGGGGATGCCCGACTGCTCGGCCTGCCGCCGGGCCGCCTGGATCCTCTGCTCAGGGGTGCCCTGCGCCCCGGCGGCCGAGAGCGGCGCCAGCGCGAGCAGGGCAGCGAGCAGGTAGCGTCTCATCGTCGTGTCTCCAGCGAACTTAAGTACTGCTCCGTGGGTGGGTGCGCCTCCCTGACGAGCAGGGCGCGGCGCGCGTCACATCCGCTACGGCGCTCACGGCACCAGCAGCACCGCCGACTTCCCGCCGAAGCCGTCGTCCACCGTGGGCACCCCCGGCGGCACCACCACGTCTCCGCTCGCCGTGCGGAAGGCGTAATGCCAGACGCCGCGGCCCAGGGGAACGGCGGCCGTCCACTGGCCGCCGCTGAGCGTCATGGCCACGGGGCGCCACCCGGTGAAGTCGCCCACCAGCGAGGGCGCGGCGGCGTGCTCCGCCGCCGGGAGCCGGAAGGTGGCCACCCCGCCCGCCACCGCGGGGGCGAGCGGGGGCGGCGCCGCCCGTCCGCCCTCCCGCACGCGGCCCAGCGCGCGGCTCACCTGCAGGCTCCAGGAGCGGCGGGGCACGTTCAGGTACACCGGGTCGGTGGGCTCCTGCCGGAAGCCGGCCTGCACGCGCGTCTTCCGGTCCAGGCGGTACCCCGCGCCGGCGCCGTAGGCGGTGCTGGGGTCCAGCGAGTCGCGCCCCAGCCACCGCCCCGCGTACCCCCAGGCGCTCCACGCCCCGCGCTCCACCCGGGCCGAGGCCCCGGCGAACGGCCAGTCCTCGCCGTCGGCGCGCAGGTAGCGCCCGTCGGCCGAGAGCTCCACGCCGGGGGCGGGCGCCAGGACGAGCCGCGCCCCCGAGTCCAGCACGCCGCGGCTGCGGGTGGAGTCGCCCATCGCGTCGGCGTTGCCCACGAAGCCGGCCGAGAGCTCGGCGCGCACGGGCCCGCGGGCCCAGGTGACGGTGGGGATCACCTCCAGGGTGGCGCCCCCGCCCGAGGCCGCGCTGTCCGCCGCGCCGTAGCCGAAGAGGTGCGCGCCCAGGAGCATCCCCGCGGTGAAGGCGCCGCGCTCGACGCCCACCCAGCCGCCCGCGCCGCCCGCGCCCCAGGCCGGGCCGGGGTCGCCCAGCGGGGCGCCGGCGGAAAGGTAGAGCCAGCGCGCCGGGCCGCCGTCGTAGCTCACGCCAACGGAGGCCACGGTGCTGCCGACGCGTGCGGAGACGGGGTCGTGGACGGCGCGCCCGGCGGCGAGGTCCACCGTCCACTGGGCGGGGAGGGTGCCGGGCGCGAGCAGGGCTGCGACTGCGAGAAGGGGAAGGAAGCTGCCGCGCGTCACGTGCTGCCGAGGGGAGGTAGAGAGATGCGGCTGTTGGTGCCGCCGAAGTCGTCGTCCACCTGCGGCGCGTGCGGGTCGGCCACCCAGCGGTCGCCGTCGACCACGAAGGCGTAGTCGTGCACGCCGGGCTCCAGCGGCACCAGCGCCGTCCACTCGCCGGGCGCGGTCTCGCGCAGCTCCACGGTGGGCTTCCACCCGGTGAAGGTGCCGGCCACGCGGACGCTCGTGGCGCCCCGGTACTCCAGGCGGAACTGCACGTACACCGGCGGCCCCGCCTGCGGCGCCGCGGCCACGGCGGGGGCGCCCCGCACGGGACCCAGCGGCGCGGGATCGCCGCCGATCTGCCGGACGGCGAGCGCGGCCAGCGCGGCGAAGGCCACCCCGTACGCCGGGCGGAAGGCCACGCGCACCGGGCGCGGCGACCAGAGCCAGGCGAGCGCCGCCCGCACCGGCGACTCGCGGCGCTCTTCCCGGCGCCCGGGCGCGGCCGGGATGCTCGCCATCACGCGCGCGGTGAGGTCGGGCGCGGGGGTGGCGCGCAGGTGCCCGGCGGCGGCGTCCAGCACGGAGCGCAGCCGGTCGGCCCCGGCGCGCTCTTCGGGGGTGAGCGCGTCGAGGGAGAGGTCGCCGTCGAGGTACGAATGGATCCGGTTCGTCATGTCAGGAGCACCGCGCGGGCGGGATCGGGTCTTCAGGGCACCCGCACAGACGAGCGAGGGGCCGCGCGCGTCACACAATCCGTTCTCCCGTCTCGCCTTGCGCCGGCCCGGCGGGGCTCGTCGGCCCGCGCGCGCCCGCGCCACGCGAATCCAGGGACTCTGAAGATAGCCGGATGGCTGCCCGCGTGCCACGGGTCCGCCGCGCGGGAGAGAGCCCCGGGGAAAACGGCCCGAGCCACACGAAG
This window harbors:
- a CDS encoding glycogen-binding domain-containing protein encodes the protein MTNRIHSYLDGDLSLDALTPEERAGADRLRSVLDAAAGHLRATPAPDLTARVMASIPAAPGRREERRESPVRAALAWLWSPRPVRVAFRPAYGVAFAALAALAVRQIGGDPAPLGPVRGAPAVAAAPQAGPPVYVQFRLEYRGATSVRVAGTFTGWKPTVELRETAPGEWTALVPLEPGVHDYAFVVDGDRWVADPHAPQVDDDFGGTNSRISLPPLGST
- a CDS encoding NifU family protein, which encodes MIELTDRAREKIQSLVDAEVVRDPALRIAVAAGDGPKSPLERQYAISLVEREDKEKTEIAINLDGIRVLLNLDTSNLLSGATIDWAEEDGGFRVETPRPRRAAPPPAFASADGPGLDSPLAERVQQVLDELINPRIAMHGGAVELVDVADDVIYVRMTGGCQGCSASAATLRMGVERMVKEEIPEVQDVVDLTDHEAGVNPYYY